The Thermococcus sp. genomic interval TCCTCAGAGCTTCCACGGCGGCAGCGTCCTCGAATATAGGCTTCATCGACCTGTAGTGCCTCACGGTTCCATTTTTGAGGAGCACGTAGCCCCAGCCGTCCTGATGCCGTCTTCCCCTTCCGCGTTTTTCCTTGTACGGGTCGTTTTCGGATGCCCTGACTATCGCGTCAAGGAGGGGGGCGATTTCTCTACCCTCCCCTGTGGCAAAGAGTATTCGACACATGTTTTTCACCGGAGGTTAATTCTCGGGTACCCCCAAAAGCTTTTAGGTCTAGGGGAGTAAGAAACCCCATGCTGCTCAGGGTGATTAAACGAAGGGCACTGGATACAATAGACGAGGACTTCCGGTTAATCGACTTTTCCTTCGCGCTTCCCTACAGCTACGTTCTCATCGAGGGAAGCCGCGGGCCCGCACTGGGCGTGGCCATGACGCTCCCGGAGGAGGTGGGGAGGTACAGGAACTCCATCGCAGAACCCTCGCTGGAGGGGTTCATCGAAAAGGCAGACAGCCTCAACGTGATCGAAAGAACCCTCGGAATGGCGGCTATAAACGCCCTTTCCCAGTACCTCCTGGACGTGTCAAACGCCCCTGACAGGGACGTCGTTGAACTCCTAGGGGAGGATGTTGAAAAGGTCGCGGTAGTTGGGAACATGCCCCCGGTCGTTTCGAGCCTTCGTGAGAGAGGATTCGAGGTCATGGTTTTTGAGCGCAATCCCAAGCTCTGGGACAGGGAAACCCTCAGCGATGCCCTTGAATACTGGCTCCTTCCGGAGGTGGACGCTGTTATAGCCAGCGGTTCGGCAATGATCAACGGAACCCTCGATATGATGCTGGATCGGGCGAAGAGGGCCAGACTATTCGTTCTCACCGGCCCAAGTGCCCAGCTCCATCCCGATTTCCTCAGGGGCACGGGGGTAACGCACCTTGCATCAATGGGCGTTGTGGATGTCGAGTCTGCTATTGTGAGGCTCAAACTTGGCTCGTTCAGGGGTTTTGAGGCGGGAAGCAGAAAGTACGTGCTGGAGGTATGAGCATGGAGGAGCTCAGGGAAGCTGTGGTCAACGTCCTCCGGAAGGTGCGTGCCCACAGAAGCCTCTATGTCAAGAACGAAGAGGCTGTGAAGCAGCATCTCATCGGGGAGATATTTCAGGCGCTCGGCTGGGACTGGAATAACCCGGAGGAGGTTCGACCGGAGGCCAGGACTGAAGATGGAAGGGCTGACTACGCCCTCATGCTGGACGGAAAGGTCTTCGCCTACGTCGAGGCGAAGAACATGGGCGTGAACATCCTGAAAAAGGACGAGCCGCTTCGCCAGCTGGCGCGGTACTGCTTCAACTCCGGCGTGAGGTATGGGGTTCTCACGAACGGCGCGGTCTGGATAGCAGTTAAGGCCTTCGAGGAGGGCTCCCGCCTCTGGGACAGGGTTCTGGTGGCAGTCAACATCGAGGAGGAGCCCCTGGAGAGGGTCGTTCTCAAGCTCTCCCTGCTCTCCAAGTTGAGGATAAGGGACATCGAGAGGCTTGCCTCCCTCCTCAAGGCGCTGGAACTGAGCTTTGAGGGGCTGAAACGGGAGGGCTATTCCGAAAAAACCCTTGTCGAGTACCTGACCTCCCTCGAGGGCTCCACGACGATCCCCGTGGCGGAGCTTCGTGGGGACGAGACCCCCAAGGCGGCCTACGTCTATGACGGCGGCTGGAAGCTCCTGCCCCTTCCAGAAAAGAGCGTCAAGGGTGTTCTCCTCGCGGTTCTCATGTACATGGAGAAGACGTCCTCCGGCTACCAGAGAGAGGAGATAAGAAAAGCCTACGAGCACCTCAGGACCGTTCAGCTTGATCCAAGGACAGCCCTTGAGATACTCAGGAAGCTTGAGGAGGAGGAAAGGCTTAGGATAGCCGTGGAGCTTTAGACGACCTTCCAGAGTTCGTCGCTTTCT includes:
- a CDS encoding Rossmann-like domain-containing protein; this translates as MLLRVIKRRALDTIDEDFRLIDFSFALPYSYVLIEGSRGPALGVAMTLPEEVGRYRNSIAEPSLEGFIEKADSLNVIERTLGMAAINALSQYLLDVSNAPDRDVVELLGEDVEKVAVVGNMPPVVSSLRERGFEVMVFERNPKLWDRETLSDALEYWLLPEVDAVIASGSAMINGTLDMMLDRAKRARLFVLTGPSAQLHPDFLRGTGVTHLASMGVVDVESAIVRLKLGSFRGFEAGSRKYVLEV
- a CDS encoding type I restriction endonuclease encodes the protein MEELREAVVNVLRKVRAHRSLYVKNEEAVKQHLIGEIFQALGWDWNNPEEVRPEARTEDGRADYALMLDGKVFAYVEAKNMGVNILKKDEPLRQLARYCFNSGVRYGVLTNGAVWIAVKAFEEGSRLWDRVLVAVNIEEEPLERVVLKLSLLSKLRIRDIERLASLLKALELSFEGLKREGYSEKTLVEYLTSLEGSTTIPVAELRGDETPKAAYVYDGGWKLLPLPEKSVKGVLLAVLMYMEKTSSGYQREEIRKAYEHLRTVQLDPRTALEILRKLEEEERLRIAVEL